ATTTAGGACTTTTAGACTTAAAGGGTGTGGGTAATCTTGATAATCCTAGATAAAGTTGTGATCTTTTTTGTTGGTTTAATTAAATGGTGGAttcattttcatgtttttgctAGTGATTCAAGCAAGTGTTTTAGGACTTTGAGACTTATGGGTGTGGATAATCTTGATAATCCTAGTTAAAGATGAGATTTTTTTCTTGGTTTTATGTTTTGATGATGAGTTTCTGTATTTTCTATCGTGTAGTAAATGacccttttttcattttcttgcaAGGAATCCAATTTCTGAGCATCCAATGAATTGATTTAGACCAAAATGATTCTATTACTTGATATTAATGCAAAgatgtgtttttttaataattgatgTACTTTTTATAGGTAGAAGATATGGAAATGGAAGGGGAATGCAAAGATTTAGTACTGCTGCAGTTCTTGAGGAGCCAATAACTCCTCCTGTTCAAATCAATTACACCAAGCTTCTCATCAATGGCCAATTTGTGGATTCAGCATCTGGTAATAGAATTTATGCAAGAATTAGTCTTTCTGCATAGTTCAATTGATATGGACTTAATCAGCAGCAATTCTCTCTGTTCAGGGAAAACATTCCCCACATTGGATCCCCGGACCGGAGAAGTCATCGCCCACGTTGCTGAGGGCGATAAGGAAGACATCAACCGCGCAGTCTCAGCTGCTCGTAAGGCCTTTGACGAAGGGCCATGGCCTAAAATGAGTGCTTATGTAAGGATATGTGCATTTTGATTCCCcttcattttttaagattGTTACATACCTGATGGTGTTTGATGGTTTAGGAAAGGTCGCGTATAATGCTGCGTTTCGCTGATTTAGTCGAGAAAAACATTGAAGAGATAGCTCAGCTCGAGACATGGGACAATGGCAAGCCATACCAGCAAGCTTTGACAGCTGAACTTCCTATGTTTGTTCGATTGTTCCATTACTATGCTGGTAACGTATCGTTTGAGTGCCCGATATGTTGTTGTTGAATGAGGCAAAACTTGTGAGAGTCTGGTTGTTTTTCGTGTATGTGCAGGTTGGGCGGATAAAATCCACGGACTGACAGTGCCTGCTGACGGACCTCACCACGTTCAGACTCTGCACGAGCCAATCGGTGTTGCTGGCCAGATCATTCCGTGGAACTTTCCGCTTCTCATGTTCGCTTGGAAAGTTGGCCCTGCTCTTGCTTGTGGAAACACCATTGTCCTCAAGAGTGCCGAGCAGACGCCCTTGACTGCTTTGTACGTTGCCAAATTGTTCCACGAGGTAGCTTTCTTTTCGTCTTTGTTGTTCGTGCAACGTATCTTTATTCATAACATAGTTGAAATCAACAATGTGATTAAATTGAACTTGTTACCAACAAGTTCAATTTTTGTTATACTCATCCGCCTAAGGTTGATTTCGTTTCGGCTTTTCATTAGGCCGGCCTTCCTGAGGGCGTTCTCAATATCGTGTCTGGATACGGCCCAACTGCCGGTGCAGCTCTCGCCAGTCACATGGATGTAGACAAGGTATTTTGTGACATCTAAGTTTCAAACTCTCAACTTAGTTTATGAAACCTCTGCTGCTCTTCTGCAGATTGCCTTCACCGGATCAACCGAGACAGGTAAAATCATCCTCGAGCTAGCTGCAAAGAGCAATCTCAAGCCGGTAACACTCGAACTCGGGGGCAAATCTCCATTCATCATATGCGAGGACGCTGATATCGATAGAGCCGTGGAGCTAGCACACTTTGCTCTCTTCTTTAACCAGGTTAAATAAACTACCTCAATTTGATGATCAAATGCTTAAATTTCATCACTCAAATCCACCATCAAACAGGGCCAATGCTGCTGCGCTGGTTCGCGCACATATGTCCACGAAAAGATCCACGACGAGTTCATTGCCAAGGCTAAGGCACGCGCTCTTAGACGCACGGTTGGCGACCCCTTCAAGAAAGAGATCGAGCAAGGTCCACAGGTAAGTAACTTTCTGCATTTGTACACTGTAACCACATTCGTCGTATGATCTGCTTAAAGATTGCTTTCGACATCTTATCAGATCGACTCGGAGCAGTTCCAGAAGGTTCTTGGCTACATAAAATCGGGCATTGACAGCAATGCCACTCTGGAATGCGGAGGGGAACGATTCGGATCAAAAGGCTACTTCATTCAGCCAACGGTGTTCTCCAACGTTAAGGTATGGCTGTCTATATTTGGTATCAGAGTAGGTCCAAGTCGATGTGGATTTATTTATAGAGTaaatgtcaattttggtcctaaacatatgaccaaatacgaatttggtccaaaatattcacttttttgaaaaacaggtccataacaaatgaaaatgtcacCGAAGTAGTCCTTTTTTTGACGGAACAGTCAAAAAAGGAATACTCCGACaaggatttcatttgttatggatcTGTTTTCCAAAAAGTGAATGTcttggaccaaattcgtatttgGGTCATatgtttatgaccaaaattGTCCTT
The genomic region above belongs to Salvia hispanica cultivar TCC Black 2014 chromosome 3, UniMelb_Shisp_WGS_1.0, whole genome shotgun sequence and contains:
- the LOC125214559 gene encoding benzaldehyde dehydrogenase, mitochondrial-like; the encoded protein is MAARRISSMLSRSLSLTSSASSFGRRYGNGRGMQRFSTAAVLEEPITPPVQINYTKLLINGQFVDSASGKTFPTLDPRTGEVIAHVAEGDKEDINRAVSAARKAFDEGPWPKMSAYERSRIMLRFADLVEKNIEEIAQLETWDNGKPYQQALTAELPMFVRLFHYYAGWADKIHGLTVPADGPHHVQTLHEPIGVAGQIIPWNFPLLMFAWKVGPALACGNTIVLKSAEQTPLTALYVAKLFHEAGLPEGVLNIVSGYGPTAGAALASHMDVDKIAFTGSTETGKIILELAAKSNLKPVTLELGGKSPFIICEDADIDRAVELAHFALFFNQGQCCCAGSRTYVHEKIHDEFIAKAKARALRRTVGDPFKKEIEQGPQIDSEQFQKVLGYIKSGIDSNATLECGGERFGSKGYFIQPTVFSNVKDDMLIAQDEIFGPVQSILKFKDIDEVLRRANASRYGLAAGVFTSNIDTANTLSRGLRAGTVWVNCFDVFDAGIPFGGYKMSGIGREKGIYSLSNYLQVKAVVSPLKNPAWL